A region from the Desulfomarina profundi genome encodes:
- a CDS encoding autotransporter domain-containing protein, producing MNISGFSYRFAPNNPTGVNAVAGNTQATVSWTAPADIGDGPITSYDVTASPGGATCSTSGTSCTVTGLTNGTDYTFNVTATNAYGTGPASSESAAVTPNAQSETTDSTQPGQSSTTAPRPTVLSVRPESGSFAGGTKIVITGKAFSGATKVTIGGVAATNFSVANSTTITATTPANTPGVKNISVTTGSGTGTGTGLFTYLDLSNPADDPANVSLVSAQAELSRQFIKNSLLPVMDRMEQMHSRKANAGSPQQQFELNLAGSKYGQIFNLLPVSTWLNEVTGNVLPNSYAIWIQGMVSDGSTDGSSTSTGRDTDGYGVTIGIDKRLDETKLVGTSLFIGQNDSNIHDGGSGVDMDALSLSLYGSYALTESTFLDGVIGIGRQNYELIRIKNGSILSGERTGSQVFGSIALSKNMEIQTVITSTYLRGDFGYTVLSDYTESGSTSASAPELVYDDLNVSLAIISAGLKVERPVEIKTVLFKPYARIEYGTDISSSDSASMFYASAPGTTYQISIDDDSSSIGRFGLGLDLITDTGFTVGIDYERQQYGSSNHLDTYRIDGAYKMSPATAYNVQLSSNYGAKPILTNEIQLTVNPHLMLSTGSTLDLESQFNRGLVVFVNLTFQ from the coding sequence TTGAACATTTCAGGGTTTTCCTATCGTTTCGCTCCAAATAATCCAACCGGAGTCAATGCCGTGGCTGGAAACACACAGGCAACTGTGTCATGGACAGCGCCTGCCGATATTGGAGATGGCCCCATTACAAGTTACGATGTCACTGCTTCACCCGGCGGGGCAACCTGCTCAACCTCAGGCACAAGTTGCACTGTTACCGGACTCACCAATGGGACGGATTACACGTTTAACGTGACTGCTACAAATGCCTATGGGACCGGCCCGGCTTCGTCCGAATCAGCGGCCGTGACACCTAATGCCCAGTCTGAGACAACTGACAGTACTCAACCTGGGCAATCTTCAACTACAGCACCCCGTCCAACTGTATTATCAGTTAGGCCGGAGTCTGGATCATTTGCGGGTGGCACAAAAATTGTCATCACGGGAAAAGCTTTTTCCGGCGCAACTAAAGTGACAATTGGAGGTGTCGCCGCTACGAATTTCAGCGTTGCAAATTCTACAACAATCACAGCAACAACTCCTGCCAATACACCAGGTGTCAAAAATATTTCTGTTACAACCGGGTCAGGTACAGGTACTGGCACAGGTCTGTTTACTTATCTTGATTTGTCAAACCCGGCAGATGATCCAGCCAATGTCAGCCTGGTTTCTGCTCAAGCGGAACTCTCAAGACAATTCATTAAAAATTCCCTTTTGCCGGTTATGGACAGGATGGAACAGATGCACAGCAGGAAGGCAAATGCCGGATCTCCCCAACAACAATTCGAACTTAATCTGGCTGGCAGTAAATACGGACAGATCTTCAACCTGCTACCCGTGTCCACGTGGCTAAATGAAGTAACTGGTAATGTTCTCCCAAACAGCTATGCAATCTGGATACAGGGAATGGTCTCAGATGGCAGTACGGATGGATCTTCTACCAGTACCGGCCGCGACACAGACGGTTACGGGGTCACAATTGGTATTGATAAGCGTCTGGATGAAACGAAACTGGTTGGAACTTCATTATTTATCGGTCAAAATGATTCAAATATTCATGACGGTGGTTCTGGCGTTGATATGGATGCACTGAGTTTGTCATTGTACGGTTCCTATGCTCTTACTGAGTCAACCTTTCTGGATGGCGTAATTGGGATTGGACGCCAAAACTACGAATTAATACGAATAAAAAATGGCAGTATACTATCTGGAGAAAGAACTGGCAGCCAGGTATTTGGGTCGATAGCCTTGAGTAAAAATATGGAAATTCAGACGGTGATCACTTCAACGTATCTGCGAGGTGATTTTGGTTATACAGTGTTGTCTGACTACACGGAAAGCGGGTCAACATCGGCATCTGCACCCGAACTTGTTTATGATGACCTCAATGTATCTCTGGCGATCATCTCTGCAGGTTTGAAAGTGGAACGTCCCGTGGAAATCAAGACTGTTTTATTCAAACCGTATGCACGAATAGAATATGGCACTGATATTTCTTCATCTGACAGTGCATCCATGTTTTATGCCTCAGCACCAGGCACAACCTATCAAATATCGATAGATGATGATTCTTCTTCAATCGGGCGATTTGGACTTGGACTGGATCTGATTACAGACACGGGGTTTACTGTTGGTATAGACTACGAGCGACAACAATACGGCAGCTCGAATCATCTTGACACTTATCGGATTGACGGTGCGTACAAAATGTCACCTGCCACAGCTTATAATGTACAACTTTCTTCGAATTATGGGGCAAAACCGATATTGACCAATGAAATTCAGCTTACTGTAAATCCGCATCTTATGCTGTCAACCGGAAGCACATTGGACCTTGAAAGCCAATTTAACCGGGGTCTTGTCGTTTTTGTGAACTTGACATTCCAGTAG
- the ilvA gene encoding threonine ammonia-lyase, biosynthetic: MQTLIKKILTSRVYEAAVETPLEEATTLSFTTGNRILLKREDKQPVFSFKIRGAYNRIAHLTPAERKKGVITASAGNHAQGVAFGARKLGIRALIVMPETTPRIKVDAVRSFGAEVVLHGNNYSEAADYMAALMAQKGMIFIHPFNDELVIAGQGTIGNEILRQNPGRLDAVFVPIGGGGLISGIGAYIKNLRPEIELIGVEPIDSDAMFRSLSKGRKTALDNVGIFADGVAVREVGDLTYELCRQYVDRIIRVSTDELCSGIKAVYQATRSIVEPAGALGLTGLLKYIGETGCSEKTLLAINSGANMNFERLRYVAERTLVGEKQEALFAVTIPEKPGSLKAFCRDIIASRNITEFNYRLSSRKQAHIFVGISIQEEEERTAFANQLDGAGYKNLDLTDNDLAKTHIRYMVGGHSDIVENERLFRFWFPETPGALTRFLETTRGHHNISLFHYRAQGGDFGRVLIGLECPDGSGDGLNRRLDTLGYRYQEETDNRAYRLFL, from the coding sequence TTGCAAACACTGATAAAAAAAATCCTCACATCCCGTGTTTATGAAGCCGCAGTGGAAACACCCCTGGAAGAGGCAACCACTTTATCTTTTACCACCGGCAATCGGATTCTTTTAAAACGGGAAGATAAACAGCCGGTTTTCTCCTTTAAAATCCGCGGAGCCTATAACCGGATAGCCCATCTTACTCCTGCTGAACGAAAAAAGGGTGTCATCACCGCTTCCGCGGGAAACCACGCCCAAGGGGTGGCCTTTGGTGCCAGAAAACTCGGTATTCGAGCTCTCATTGTAATGCCCGAAACGACTCCCCGGATAAAAGTGGATGCAGTTCGAAGTTTTGGTGCCGAAGTTGTTCTCCACGGAAATAATTACTCTGAAGCGGCCGATTACATGGCGGCCCTTATGGCGCAGAAGGGAATGATTTTTATTCATCCTTTCAATGATGAACTTGTCATCGCCGGGCAGGGAACCATCGGCAATGAAATACTTCGTCAAAATCCGGGTCGACTCGACGCTGTTTTCGTCCCGATTGGCGGAGGAGGACTGATCAGTGGAATTGGCGCCTATATCAAGAACCTGCGACCGGAAATAGAATTGATTGGAGTGGAACCCATTGACAGCGACGCCATGTTTCGCTCGCTTTCAAAGGGGAGAAAAACCGCTCTTGACAATGTCGGCATTTTTGCCGATGGTGTTGCGGTTCGGGAAGTGGGAGATCTTACTTATGAACTCTGTCGGCAATACGTGGACAGAATAATCAGGGTCAGCACGGATGAACTCTGCAGCGGCATCAAAGCCGTTTACCAGGCAACACGCTCAATTGTCGAGCCTGCCGGAGCACTGGGGCTTACCGGTCTTCTGAAATATATCGGCGAAACCGGCTGCAGCGAAAAAACTCTTCTTGCCATTAATTCCGGTGCCAATATGAACTTTGAAAGACTGCGCTACGTGGCGGAACGCACTCTTGTCGGAGAAAAACAGGAAGCCCTTTTTGCCGTCACCATCCCTGAAAAACCGGGCAGCCTCAAGGCCTTCTGCCGTGATATAATTGCCAGCCGCAATATAACCGAGTTCAACTACCGCCTCTCATCGAGAAAACAGGCCCATATTTTTGTTGGTATTTCCATACAGGAGGAAGAAGAACGGACAGCTTTTGCGAACCAGCTCGACGGGGCCGGTTACAAGAATCTTGATCTGACCGACAATGACCTCGCCAAGACTCACATCCGTTACATGGTGGGCGGGCACAGTGATATCGTGGAAAATGAAAGACTGTTCAGATTCTGGTTCCCGGAAACGCCCGGAGCATTGACCCGCTTTCTGGAAACAACAAGGGGACATCACAATATTTCCCTCTTCCACTACAGGGCCCAGGGTGGCGACTTCGGCAGGGTATTGATCGGACTTGAATGTCCCGATGGTTCAGGTGACGGGCTGAACAGACGACTGGATACACTGGGCTATCGCTACCAGGAAGAAACAGACAACAGGGCGTACCGGCTGTTTCTGTAA